A genomic region of uncultured Paludibaculum sp. contains the following coding sequences:
- a CDS encoding fumarylacetoacetate hydrolase family protein encodes MKLGQVWWQGRLTAALFESGLARPIPGYTLRELLERSERDGTPFTELAARYAVRAAEHIDPAIPIEPREVWACGCTYEMSASFRDAEHNTREGFYRHVFTAARPEIFFKGTARVCVGTHTLIGIRSDSKFTAPEPELAVLLGSKGTVLGYTLANDVSAWDIERENPLYLPQSKVYTACCSLGPWFVTPDELTDPYSLDMNCVIRRGEQTLFDGSTSTAKLGRKIENLVEYLLRANAVPAGSVLLTGTGIIVTQEAALAPGDVVTISTPSIGVLVNEAAIVE; translated from the coding sequence GAAACTTGGACAAGTCTGGTGGCAGGGCCGGCTGACGGCCGCTCTATTTGAATCCGGTTTGGCGCGTCCCATTCCGGGCTACACCCTGCGCGAACTGCTCGAGCGCTCGGAGCGTGACGGCACGCCCTTTACAGAGTTGGCCGCACGCTACGCGGTGCGCGCCGCCGAACACATTGACCCCGCCATCCCCATCGAACCTCGCGAAGTCTGGGCCTGCGGCTGCACTTATGAAATGAGCGCCAGCTTCCGCGACGCCGAGCACAACACGCGCGAGGGCTTCTACCGCCATGTCTTCACCGCCGCCCGTCCCGAAATCTTCTTCAAGGGCACAGCGCGCGTCTGTGTCGGCACCCACACACTCATCGGCATCCGCAGCGATTCGAAGTTCACGGCGCCCGAGCCGGAACTGGCCGTACTGCTCGGCTCCAAGGGCACAGTGCTGGGCTATACCCTCGCTAACGATGTCTCGGCCTGGGACATTGAGCGGGAAAATCCGCTCTACCTTCCGCAGTCGAAGGTCTACACCGCCTGTTGCTCGCTGGGGCCCTGGTTCGTGACGCCCGACGAACTGACAGACCCGTACTCGCTCGATATGAACTGTGTCATCCGGCGCGGCGAGCAAACTCTGTTCGACGGCAGCACGTCCACCGCCAAGCTGGGCCGGAAGATCGAGAATCTGGTCGAATACCTGCTCAGGGCCAATGCGGTCCCGGCCGGCAGCGTACTGCTCACCGGCACCGGCATCATCGTCACGCAGGAGGCGGCTCTGGCCCCAGGTGACGTTGTCACCATCAGCACCCCGTCTATCGGCGTGCTGGTCAACGAAGCCGCCATCGTGGAATAG
- a CDS encoding YfhO family protein encodes MFTSSVAGGARLRRILVALVLLSAPLLFFSRALFTTKTIIPYDLPSYHVPQAGYFARSLAQGRLPLWDPYSYCGMPFAANLQTQVYYPPSWPFAVLNAITHEDHVEDVLEWAVALHLALAGWLAYLLCRHLGLDWTAALFAGVTYQFGGFFASQAQHLGAVSGAAWLPLVWTMVFALAHRFSWRRMAVLALAVAMIVLTGFPAVLMVAIASTGVLAVGLFLFRASTWRLPLWTIAGGVWGAALAGVQLIPAKELIDWSTAHLRTNFSSAGGGGIPPRAFGALIWPNWNGVFDFSTYHQPWNPTFGYLYCGLAGAVLIVAGVWWWRDARWRTLLLTGVFAALWMMGGHTPLMRFLYPRLPRLIRSSIYDEFALCALGLSLAVLAAFGFEALLARRALTVRVVVVAIAALDLWWAGAGRPMNTGEPDSALPTTARQFEGSRNVVTRLRALTGTQTPPWRIDAIDSTQMWGNGAPLVGFYTASGNEPLASARVLAIRRIFGEAHEWERYIPVKDAASPVLNLVGARYLIAWDASNSDVLRNPAIHKIDSIDGHAIWENPGALPRFSINGNVRKTASLDESLTKLRDPAFHGAREVILETAGPPPAFDPAARGTVHVESCRPESFVLTVETDRPALLVSSEAWYPGWHATLDGQPAPILMVNAAFRGMALPQGRHRVEMTYVPTSFRAGLALTAVAGLLAFLALRRRAYSSGKSSSCSASAA; translated from the coding sequence GTGTTCACCAGCAGCGTGGCGGGTGGCGCCAGACTTCGCAGGATCCTGGTGGCGCTGGTTCTACTATCCGCTCCGCTGCTGTTCTTCAGCCGGGCGCTCTTCACCACGAAGACCATCATCCCGTACGACTTGCCCAGCTACCACGTGCCGCAAGCCGGCTATTTCGCCCGTTCACTGGCCCAGGGCCGGCTGCCACTGTGGGACCCGTACTCCTACTGCGGAATGCCCTTCGCGGCGAATCTGCAGACTCAGGTTTACTATCCGCCCAGCTGGCCCTTCGCCGTCCTCAACGCCATCACGCATGAGGACCACGTCGAAGACGTGCTGGAGTGGGCCGTCGCCCTGCACTTGGCCCTTGCAGGCTGGCTGGCCTATCTGCTGTGCCGGCACCTGGGCCTGGACTGGACCGCCGCGCTCTTCGCCGGCGTCACTTACCAATTCGGTGGCTTCTTCGCGTCCCAGGCCCAGCATCTGGGCGCTGTCTCCGGAGCCGCTTGGCTTCCGCTGGTCTGGACCATGGTTTTCGCCTTGGCCCATCGCTTCTCTTGGCGCCGCATGGCTGTGCTGGCTCTCGCCGTCGCCATGATCGTGCTCACCGGCTTCCCGGCCGTCCTCATGGTGGCCATCGCTTCCACCGGTGTGCTGGCCGTAGGCTTGTTTCTCTTTCGGGCCTCCACTTGGCGACTGCCCCTTTGGACCATTGCCGGTGGTGTTTGGGGCGCCGCCCTGGCAGGCGTCCAGCTCATCCCTGCGAAGGAACTGATCGACTGGAGCACCGCCCATCTCCGTACCAACTTCTCCAGCGCCGGTGGGGGCGGCATCCCGCCCCGGGCCTTCGGTGCTCTGATCTGGCCCAACTGGAACGGTGTTTTCGACTTCTCGACTTACCATCAGCCCTGGAATCCGACGTTCGGCTACCTTTACTGCGGCCTGGCCGGCGCGGTGCTCATCGTGGCTGGAGTCTGGTGGTGGCGCGACGCCCGCTGGCGGACCCTGTTGCTCACGGGCGTCTTCGCCGCACTGTGGATGATGGGCGGCCACACGCCGCTCATGCGCTTCCTCTACCCTCGCCTGCCCCGCCTGATCCGGTCGTCCATCTATGATGAGTTCGCCCTCTGTGCCCTGGGCCTCAGCCTCGCCGTGCTCGCCGCCTTCGGCTTCGAGGCCCTACTGGCACGACGCGCGCTGACCGTGCGCGTGGTTGTGGTCGCCATCGCCGCCCTGGATCTCTGGTGGGCCGGCGCAGGCCGCCCCATGAACACGGGCGAGCCCGATTCCGCCTTGCCCACCACCGCCCGGCAATTCGAAGGCAGCCGCAACGTGGTGACCCGCCTGCGAGCATTGACCGGCACACAGACCCCGCCCTGGCGCATCGACGCCATCGATTCCACACAGATGTGGGGCAATGGCGCACCGCTCGTCGGTTTCTACACTGCGTCCGGCAACGAACCGCTCGCGTCGGCGCGCGTGCTTGCCATCCGCCGTATCTTCGGCGAGGCCCATGAATGGGAACGCTATATCCCGGTGAAGGACGCCGCATCGCCCGTCCTCAACCTCGTCGGAGCGCGCTACCTCATCGCCTGGGACGCCTCGAATTCCGACGTGCTCCGCAACCCCGCCATTCACAAGATCGACTCCATCGATGGCCACGCCATCTGGGAGAATCCGGGCGCCTTGCCCCGCTTCAGCATCAACGGCAATGTGCGGAAGACTGCGAGTCTCGACGAGTCACTGACAAAGCTGCGCGACCCGGCTTTCCACGGGGCCCGCGAGGTAATTCTGGAGACCGCCGGACCGCCGCCCGCCTTCGATCCCGCTGCCCGCGGCACGGTCCACGTGGAGTCTTGCCGGCCGGAGTCGTTCGTGTTGACGGTCGAAACCGACCGCCCCGCTCTGTTAGTCTCCTCGGAAGCCTGGTATCCCGGATGGCACGCAACCCTCGACGGTCAACCCGCGCCCATCCTCATGGTGAACGCCGCCTTCCGCGGAATGGCCCTGCCGCAAGGCCGTCACCGGGTCGAGATGACGTACGTCCCCACGTCGTTCCGCGCAGGTCTGGCTCTCACCGCCGTTGCCGGGCTGCTTGCGTTTCTCGCCTTGCGCCGCCGAGCTTACTCCTCCGGCAAATCTTCGAGCTGCTCCGCCTCGGCCGCGTAG
- a CDS encoding RecX family transcriptional regulator, translating to MPIKQPRKLDADELRHYAMKLLSSRALSIGEFKAKLRLRAADPASIDEIVLQLKEYGALNDQRFAGHFADTRAGSGAVGKQRVLSDLMRKKVAPKIAEKAVADAYAGTNEVELVEQWLQRKYRNQDLGALLQEPSKLASVFRRLRQAGFSTSPSIRVLKRYAAEAEQLEDLPEE from the coding sequence ATGCCTATCAAACAGCCGCGCAAACTCGATGCTGACGAGCTGCGCCACTATGCCATGAAGTTGCTCTCGTCGCGAGCGCTTTCAATTGGCGAATTCAAGGCGAAGTTGCGGCTTCGCGCCGCCGACCCCGCCTCGATCGACGAAATCGTTCTGCAATTGAAGGAATACGGCGCGCTCAACGACCAGCGCTTTGCCGGGCATTTCGCGGACACGCGGGCCGGCAGCGGAGCGGTGGGTAAGCAGCGTGTGTTGTCCGACCTAATGCGCAAGAAGGTGGCGCCCAAGATCGCCGAGAAAGCTGTGGCTGACGCGTACGCTGGGACGAATGAGGTGGAGTTGGTTGAACAGTGGCTGCAGCGTAAGTATCGCAACCAGGATCTGGGGGCGCTGCTGCAGGAGCCGTCGAAGCTGGCCTCGGTCTTCCGGCGCCTCCGGCAGGCGGGCTTCTCGACCAGTCCGTCGATACGGGTGCTGAAGCGCTACGCGGCCGAGGCGGAGCAGCTCGAAGATTTGCCGGAGGAGTAA
- a CDS encoding YtxH domain-containing protein, with protein MEDDKKFSYFFLGLGIGVAAGILFAPKSGAETRELLREKADEGKDYVKRRSEDIKETANELLDKSKQAVLRQKEQLAAAVEAGRSAYREKVDTVTTVSDPGDELIEGV; from the coding sequence ATGGAAGACGACAAGAAATTCTCTTATTTCTTCCTCGGGCTTGGTATTGGCGTCGCAGCGGGTATTCTCTTCGCGCCGAAGTCCGGAGCCGAGACGCGCGAGCTACTGCGCGAGAAGGCCGACGAAGGGAAAGACTACGTCAAGCGCCGTAGTGAAGACATCAAAGAGACGGCAAATGAGTTGCTCGACAAGAGCAAGCAGGCCGTCCTTCGCCAAAAGGAACAACTGGCAGCCGCGGTGGAAGCGGGCCGTTCCGCTTACCGCGAGAAAGTCGATACGGTCACCACCGTTTCCGACCCCGGCGACGAACTGATCGAAGGCGTGTAA
- a CDS encoding M1 family aminopeptidase: protein MLLRVSLLILLFLPCAVAETAAALGAAVRDMRLDPDACYRVRDLRLQRDDTSIYLTDGFLIFSKPVAGRRVVAIFTASEPSDDGEILMRPPNRSERLSLTMATQSPTLDEHFRSSLMIFTDGTAEELLKSIHDGVPKPNPDMGLVLAGRLDEMVRNLCTSFQVRLVLDLLANKPEAGLFYAAFTGKTLNNMDFMYDPTLPEETILGQVSNKGVLGFDVWTSFQSRKRRQGNAPVVEDVVMQNYRIEATLQPDLKLDVVTRVTANPHQPITGALSFELAPEMEISAVKIDGQPAEIFRRESMRANLIGGRINDPFLVVLNQPWQPGTTHELEFVHSGKVIQPAGNNVFYVGARTNWFPSHGYGFTNFDVTFRVPKELRVVATGDIAEEREEGEWRIARRRTSSPVRLAGFNVGAYENAGVSRGGFDVQVYANRTVEPALQAKTHTYMVPPTWIRGGIGSHSRVTEVITSQSGPTPNPQARMRELATEIASSLEWMSTQFGPPPLKTLTASPIPGNFGQGFPGLLYISTISFLSDKERPANLQSQRQNTFFSEILHSHETAHQWWGNLVTAATYHDEWLMEAIANYSALLMLERKKGPKALATTLDEYTAEIRLPAGDGKPGTVEGTGPITWGMRMRTDAYLDPWRVIVYNKGSWILHMLRRRMGDTNFLAMLGAIRKRYAYQPFNTEQMRLIAAEFSPKGLPDPALENFFDNWVYSTGVPTLELTTSVKGRAPRVQLAVTVKQSGVDDEFGIDLPIEIRVPGQAQPIVKWIRTGSEPATFTMALKAPPAKVELAPGDGVLALRK from the coding sequence GTGCTGTTGCGCGTCAGTCTGCTGATTCTTCTCTTCCTGCCCTGCGCCGTCGCTGAGACCGCCGCCGCCCTCGGCGCGGCCGTTCGCGACATGAGGCTCGATCCCGATGCCTGCTACCGCGTCCGGGACCTCCGCCTGCAGCGCGACGACACCAGCATCTATCTCACCGACGGCTTCCTGATCTTCAGCAAACCCGTGGCCGGCCGCCGCGTGGTCGCCATCTTCACGGCGTCTGAGCCCTCGGACGACGGCGAAATCCTGATGCGTCCACCCAATCGCAGCGAACGCCTCTCGCTCACGATGGCCACCCAGTCGCCCACTCTCGACGAGCACTTCCGCTCATCGCTGATGATATTTACTGACGGCACCGCCGAGGAGCTTTTAAAATCCATCCACGACGGCGTACCCAAGCCCAACCCCGACATGGGCCTGGTTCTGGCCGGCCGCCTCGACGAGATGGTTCGCAATCTCTGCACCAGCTTCCAGGTCCGCCTGGTGCTCGACCTGCTTGCCAATAAGCCCGAGGCCGGCCTCTTCTACGCCGCCTTTACTGGCAAGACTCTGAACAACATGGACTTCATGTACGACCCGACCCTGCCCGAAGAGACCATCCTGGGCCAGGTCTCAAATAAAGGGGTGCTCGGATTCGACGTCTGGACCAGTTTCCAGAGCCGCAAGCGCCGCCAGGGCAATGCCCCCGTCGTGGAAGATGTCGTCATGCAGAACTACCGCATCGAGGCCACGCTGCAGCCCGACCTCAAACTCGACGTCGTCACCCGCGTCACCGCCAACCCCCACCAGCCCATCACCGGAGCCCTGTCCTTCGAACTCGCCCCGGAAATGGAGATCTCCGCTGTGAAGATCGACGGCCAGCCCGCCGAGATCTTTCGCCGCGAATCGATGCGTGCCAACCTGATCGGCGGACGCATCAACGACCCCTTCCTCGTCGTGCTCAACCAGCCTTGGCAGCCCGGCACCACCCACGAACTCGAATTCGTCCATAGCGGCAAAGTCATCCAGCCGGCCGGCAACAATGTCTTCTATGTCGGCGCCCGCACCAATTGGTTCCCCTCGCACGGCTATGGCTTCACCAACTTCGACGTCACCTTCCGCGTCCCCAAGGAACTGCGCGTGGTAGCCACCGGCGATATCGCCGAGGAGCGGGAAGAGGGCGAATGGCGCATCGCGCGCCGTCGTACCAGTTCGCCAGTCCGCCTGGCCGGGTTCAACGTCGGCGCCTACGAGAACGCAGGAGTCTCGCGCGGGGGCTTCGATGTCCAGGTCTACGCCAATAGAACCGTTGAGCCCGCCTTGCAGGCCAAGACGCACACGTATATGGTGCCACCCACCTGGATCCGCGGCGGCATCGGCTCCCATTCCCGCGTCACGGAAGTGATCACCAGTCAATCCGGCCCCACACCCAATCCGCAGGCCCGCATGCGCGAACTGGCCACGGAAATCGCGTCGTCCCTGGAATGGATGTCCACCCAGTTCGGCCCGCCCCCGCTCAAGACCCTCACCGCGTCGCCCATCCCGGGCAACTTCGGCCAGGGCTTCCCCGGATTGCTCTATATCTCGACCATCTCGTTCCTCAGCGATAAGGAGCGGCCCGCCAATCTGCAATCCCAGAGGCAGAACACGTTCTTCTCCGAGATCCTCCACTCACACGAAACCGCCCACCAATGGTGGGGCAACCTCGTCACCGCCGCCACCTATCACGACGAGTGGCTCATGGAGGCCATAGCCAACTACTCCGCCTTGCTGATGCTCGAACGCAAGAAGGGCCCCAAGGCGCTCGCAACTACTCTCGATGAATACACCGCCGAGATCCGGCTGCCGGCCGGAGACGGCAAGCCCGGCACCGTCGAAGGCACCGGACCTATCACGTGGGGCATGCGCATGCGTACCGACGCCTACCTCGACCCCTGGCGCGTCATCGTCTACAACAAGGGCTCCTGGATCCTCCACATGCTGCGCCGCCGCATGGGCGACACCAACTTCCTCGCCATGCTCGGGGCCATCCGCAAGCGCTATGCCTACCAACCTTTCAACACAGAGCAGATGCGCCTCATCGCAGCCGAGTTCTCGCCCAAAGGCCTGCCCGATCCGGCGCTTGAGAACTTCTTCGACAACTGGGTCTACTCCACGGGCGTACCCACGCTGGAACTCACCACCAGCGTGAAAGGACGCGCTCCGCGAGTCCAACTCGCCGTCACGGTAAAGCAGAGTGGGGTCGACGACGAATTCGGCATCGACCTGCCCATCGAAATCCGCGTACCCGGTCAGGCACAACCCATCGTCAAGTGGATCCGCACCGGTTCGGAGCCAGCCACCTTCACCATGGCCCTAAAGGCACCACCCGCCAAAGTGGAACTCGCGCCGGGTGACGGCGTGCTCGCCCTTCGCAAGTAG
- a CDS encoding DegT/DnrJ/EryC1/StrS family aminotransferase: MKTRVSRRALMASAVVPSERPAWPVFGALEETSVLEALRSGRWSRSSGGPKVVDFESKYAALTGVKYCLATMNGTSALLAALNALEVGPGDAVLLPPYTFVATLNVLLLQHALPIFVDSDIEMFQMDATKLDQAYTKECIAVMPVHLGGAAVDLDAVMGFARKRNLKLVEDACQAHLGEWKGRKVGSWGDCGCFSFQASKNLNCGEGGALITNDEELADRAYAFHTNGRPRSVGAGLSYAHSGANLRMTEFQAVILLAQMTRLEEQSKVRESNARYLAGLLAKIPGMQPARLHSGCTRNAWHLFMFRYNEDAGVPRAQFLKALSGQGVPASSGYTPLNKEPFLLRMMAGRHYTRIYGERRMKQWLEQNECPVNDRLCREAVWLPQTALLGSRSDMERIAERVVRASKG; the protein is encoded by the coding sequence ATGAAGACGAGAGTGAGCCGGAGAGCGTTGATGGCTAGTGCGGTGGTCCCCTCGGAACGGCCGGCGTGGCCGGTGTTTGGGGCGTTGGAGGAGACTTCGGTGCTGGAGGCCTTGCGAAGCGGGCGGTGGAGCCGGTCTTCGGGTGGACCCAAGGTGGTGGACTTCGAGTCGAAGTACGCGGCTCTGACCGGGGTCAAGTATTGTCTGGCGACGATGAACGGGACCAGTGCGCTGCTGGCCGCGTTGAACGCGCTGGAGGTGGGGCCGGGGGACGCCGTCCTGCTGCCGCCCTACACCTTTGTGGCCACGCTGAATGTGCTGCTGCTGCAGCATGCGCTGCCGATCTTCGTTGATTCCGACATCGAGATGTTCCAGATGGACGCGACGAAGCTGGACCAGGCGTACACGAAGGAGTGCATCGCCGTGATGCCTGTGCATCTGGGCGGCGCGGCCGTGGACCTCGATGCCGTAATGGGCTTCGCGCGGAAGCGGAATCTGAAACTGGTGGAGGATGCGTGCCAGGCGCATCTGGGTGAGTGGAAAGGCCGCAAGGTGGGGTCGTGGGGCGACTGCGGGTGTTTCAGTTTTCAGGCGTCGAAGAATCTGAACTGTGGTGAAGGCGGGGCGCTGATCACCAACGATGAGGAACTGGCGGACCGCGCGTATGCATTCCACACGAATGGACGGCCGCGTTCCGTGGGTGCGGGTTTGTCGTATGCGCACAGCGGCGCGAACCTGCGGATGACTGAGTTTCAGGCAGTGATCCTGCTGGCGCAGATGACGCGGCTGGAGGAGCAGTCGAAGGTGCGGGAGTCGAATGCCCGGTACCTGGCGGGCCTGCTGGCCAAGATCCCCGGAATGCAGCCGGCGCGCTTGCACAGCGGCTGCACGAGGAATGCGTGGCACCTGTTCATGTTCCGGTACAACGAAGACGCGGGCGTGCCGCGAGCTCAGTTCCTGAAGGCACTGAGCGGCCAGGGTGTGCCGGCCTCCAGCGGGTATACGCCGTTGAACAAAGAGCCGTTCCTGCTGCGGATGATGGCGGGGCGGCACTACACGCGGATCTACGGTGAGCGGCGCATGAAGCAGTGGCTGGAGCAGAATGAGTGTCCGGTGAACGACCGGTTGTGCCGCGAGGCCGTATGGCTGCCGCAGACGGCGCTGCTGGGCTCGCGCAGCGACATGGAGCGGATTGCAGAGCGCGTGGTGCGGGCGAGTAAGGGCTGA
- a CDS encoding uracil-DNA glycosylase — MTHKLPKGLAQLEHDITTCERCPRLRDYCQEVARVKRRAYLDWDYWGRPVPGFGDPHAQLFILGLAPGAHGANRTGRVFTGDRSGDWLYRALHQTGFANQPTSDHRDDGLQLTNAWVSASVRCAPPDNKPLPPEIVTCRDYLDRELALMRNVRVVVALGRLAFDNYLGKRRSKFEFTHDGELHVDPGAPILISSYHPSQQNTSTGKLTEPMLRAVFERARRLLA, encoded by the coding sequence ATGACCCACAAGCTGCCAAAGGGGCTGGCACAGCTCGAACACGACATCACCACCTGCGAACGTTGTCCCCGCCTCCGCGACTATTGCCAGGAAGTCGCCCGCGTCAAACGCCGCGCCTACCTCGACTGGGACTACTGGGGCCGGCCCGTGCCCGGCTTCGGTGATCCGCACGCCCAACTCTTCATCCTTGGGCTCGCCCCCGGCGCCCACGGCGCCAACCGCACCGGCCGCGTCTTCACCGGCGACCGCTCCGGCGACTGGCTCTACCGCGCCCTCCACCAGACAGGCTTCGCCAACCAGCCCACCAGCGATCACCGCGACGACGGCCTCCAGCTCACCAATGCCTGGGTCAGCGCCAGTGTCCGCTGCGCCCCTCCCGATAACAAGCCGCTGCCGCCCGAAATCGTCACTTGCCGCGACTACCTCGATCGCGAGTTGGCCCTCATGAGGAACGTGCGAGTCGTTGTAGCCCTGGGCCGCCTGGCCTTCGACAACTACCTCGGTAAGCGCCGCTCCAAGTTCGAGTTCACCCACGATGGCGAACTCCATGTCGACCCCGGAGCCCCCATCCTCATCAGCTCCTATCATCCCAGCCAGCAGAACACGTCCACCGGCAAGCTCACTGAGCCCATGCTGCGCGCGGTGTTTGAACGCGCCCGGAGGCTCCTCGCATGA
- the tenA gene encoding thiaminase II, which translates to MTRRTLLLMLAAAPCRAQDFTAQQWSTIGPIYDKTLQHPFLTGLADGTLPRECFQFYLIQDSLYLRAFAQALNVLAAKAPREDWSLTLAQHSIDTIREERRMHQSVLASYGVTSAMVAAADMAPTNVAYTNHLLAAVQRLTFVEGLAAMLPCYWIYWEVGKQLVRRGSSNKDYQRWIDNYAGDEYAATVRQVLAMMNESAGQASPDQRRQALRLFTRSARYEYLFWDMAWRREQWQP; encoded by the coding sequence ATGACCCGCCGCACGCTGCTCCTGATGCTCGCCGCCGCACCGTGCCGCGCGCAGGACTTCACAGCCCAGCAGTGGTCCACCATCGGTCCCATCTACGACAAAACTCTGCAACACCCGTTTCTCACGGGACTCGCCGATGGCACCTTGCCGCGCGAGTGCTTCCAGTTCTATCTCATCCAGGACAGCCTCTACTTGCGCGCCTTCGCCCAGGCCCTGAACGTCCTCGCCGCCAAGGCTCCGCGCGAAGACTGGTCGCTCACTCTCGCCCAGCACTCCATCGACACCATCAGGGAGGAGCGCCGCATGCACCAGTCTGTCCTCGCCTCCTATGGCGTCACATCCGCCATGGTCGCAGCCGCTGACATGGCGCCCACCAACGTGGCTTACACCAATCACCTGCTCGCCGCCGTGCAGCGCCTCACTTTTGTGGAAGGTCTGGCGGCCATGCTGCCCTGCTATTGGATCTACTGGGAGGTCGGAAAACAACTCGTCCGCCGGGGCTCCAGCAACAAGGACTATCAACGCTGGATCGACAACTACGCCGGCGACGAGTACGCCGCCACCGTCCGCCAGGTGCTAGCCATGATGAACGAATCCGCGGGCCAGGCCTCGCCCGATCAACGTCGCCAAGCCCTGCGGCTCTTCACCCGCAGCGCCCGCTACGAGTACCTCTTCTGGGACATGGCTTGGCGCCGCGAACAGTGGCAGCCCTGA
- a CDS encoding cyclase family protein: MTRFIELSHPIIEGMKTFPGLPGPQAVLLFDHAGSRRKYKNQSEFLIASLHLCGNTGTYVDSPYHRFPDAPDLSEMPLDRLANLEFVKVDARQNLGRGIGPHLFQNLDLQGKAVLVQTGWDRYWNQDQYFEPNPFLNEDACLYLVQAGAVFVGIDSVNIDDMADLRRPAHTVLLGNGITICEHMTNLEALTVNAGRLHAVPIAWKGGATFPVRAYVVLPE; encoded by the coding sequence ATGACCCGATTCATTGAACTCAGCCATCCCATCATTGAGGGGATGAAGACCTTTCCCGGTCTGCCCGGCCCGCAGGCCGTACTCCTCTTTGATCACGCCGGCTCCCGCCGCAAGTACAAGAATCAGTCGGAGTTCCTCATCGCCTCCCTGCATCTGTGCGGCAACACCGGGACGTATGTGGATTCCCCCTACCACCGTTTCCCGGATGCACCGGACCTGTCCGAAATGCCGCTCGACCGCCTGGCCAATCTCGAGTTCGTCAAGGTCGACGCGCGCCAGAACCTGGGTCGCGGCATCGGTCCGCACCTCTTCCAAAACCTGGACCTTCAAGGCAAGGCCGTGCTCGTCCAAACCGGCTGGGACCGGTACTGGAATCAGGACCAATACTTCGAGCCGAACCCGTTTCTGAACGAGGACGCCTGCCTCTATCTCGTACAGGCTGGCGCCGTGTTCGTCGGCATCGATTCCGTCAACATTGATGACATGGCCGACCTCCGCCGCCCCGCCCACACCGTCCTGCTCGGCAACGGCATCACCATCTGCGAGCACATGACCAATCTGGAGGCGCTCACAGTCAACGCCGGCCGCCTTCACGCCGTCCCCATAGCCTGGAAAGGCGGGGCGACATTTCCCGTCCGCGCCTATGTGGTTCTCCCCGAGTAA